In one window of Saprospiraceae bacterium DNA:
- a CDS encoding PorV/PorQ family protein, with the protein MRIYLIIIAVSFGNSLIKGQAPKFSNDFLNIGIGARGMAMAGAVSSNTTTIQAAYWNPASMPFNPSGFQVSAQHAEWFSGIGSYDYISFGKSLDNEFKSYGSISLIRMAIDKIPNTLRLRAPDGSIDYSKIEEFSVSDYAFLLSYGRKLSNPNWSFGINAKMIHRNFGSFANAWGFGFDAAVYYNRNNFSMALMGRDITTTFNAYKFSFTNEEKAILQQTNNNIPVRSVEYTLPKLVSGFSYRFNFSKSFQLLSSADLQFSSDGREAALISTQKFVVDPSIAWELAYLNKIFLRFGFGNFQNVLKDDEPNRRDFSFEPSAGIGLHLGKITLDYAMTNVANSGVGLYSHFISLNLDF; encoded by the coding sequence ATGAGGATTTACCTGATCATAATAGCGGTATCATTCGGAAACAGCCTGATCAAAGGACAAGCTCCCAAATTCAGCAACGATTTCTTGAACATCGGTATCGGAGCGCGCGGAATGGCAATGGCCGGAGCAGTTTCATCCAATACGACCACCATCCAGGCAGCTTACTGGAATCCAGCTTCCATGCCTTTCAATCCATCCGGCTTCCAGGTAAGCGCACAACATGCCGAGTGGTTTTCGGGCATTGGCAGTTATGACTATATTTCTTTTGGTAAAAGTCTCGACAATGAATTTAAAAGTTACGGATCCATAAGCCTGATCAGAATGGCTATTGATAAAATACCGAATACACTTAGGCTTCGCGCTCCCGATGGTAGCATTGATTACAGTAAAATAGAGGAATTCAGTGTATCGGATTATGCATTTCTGCTGTCTTATGGGCGCAAACTCTCAAACCCAAATTGGTCATTTGGAATAAATGCCAAAATGATTCATCGAAATTTTGGTTCCTTCGCCAATGCCTGGGGTTTCGGATTTGATGCTGCAGTTTATTATAATCGTAATAATTTTTCTATGGCTTTAATGGGTCGGGACATAACTACTACATTTAATGCATACAAATTTAGTTTTACCAATGAAGAGAAAGCCATTTTGCAACAAACCAATAACAATATACCTGTTCGTTCAGTTGAATATACTTTGCCAAAATTAGTTTCCGGTTTTTCTTACCGATTTAATTTTTCGAAATCTTTTCAGTTATTGAGTTCCGCTGATCTGCAGTTTTCTTCAGATGGACGCGAAGCTGCATTAATTTCAACGCAGAAATTTGTTGTGGATCCTTCAATAGCCTGGGAATTGGCATATCTTAATAAAATCTTTTTACGTTTCGGTTTTGGTAATTTTCAAAATGTATTAAAAGATGATGAGCCAAATAGACGAGATTTCTCTTTTGAGCCTTCAGCGGGCATAGGTTTGCACTTAGGAAAAATAACATTGGATTATGCAATGACCAATGTTGCAAATAGTGGAGTAGGATTGTATTCGCATTTCATTTCCTTAAATCTTGATTTTTAG
- a CDS encoding LON peptidase substrate-binding domain-containing protein, with amino-acid sequence MPDSTIVPVFPLPIVVFPNEELRLHIYEPRYKQLIKDCSEQNLVFGILTLLENRMMPVGCLVQLTEISKLYKDGRSDVRLQSLAKFEMQRYMEKLDHKLYPGAEIFTAAELETGDHEMTSQVKELFDELCELNRVQPYRSIQWDQLKSYDLGHFVGFDITQEYHFLSLESENERLSLLINQIGIMIEHSRLRSNWIKNIHMNGEFRDFRSEEWK; translated from the coding sequence ATGCCTGATTCCACGATTGTACCGGTATTCCCTTTGCCCATAGTTGTTTTTCCTAATGAAGAATTAAGATTGCATATATATGAACCCCGATACAAACAACTTATAAAAGATTGCTCGGAGCAAAATTTGGTATTTGGAATTCTTACCCTCCTTGAAAACAGGATGATGCCCGTAGGCTGTCTGGTTCAGCTGACAGAAATCAGCAAACTATACAAAGATGGAAGGTCTGATGTGAGATTGCAAAGTTTGGCAAAATTTGAAATGCAACGTTACATGGAGAAACTTGATCACAAACTTTACCCGGGTGCCGAAATATTCACAGCGGCTGAATTGGAAACCGGAGATCATGAAATGACCAGCCAAGTTAAAGAATTATTTGATGAGCTATGCGAACTAAACAGAGTCCAGCCATATCGTTCAATCCAATGGGATCAATTAAAAAGCTACGACCTCGGACATTTTGTGGGATTTGATATAACGCAGGAATACCATTTTTTAAGTTTGGAATCGGAAAACGAACGATTGAGTTTACTCATCAACCAAATTGGAATCATGATCGAACATAGTCGTCTGAGATCAAACTGGATAAAAAATATCCATATGAATGGAGAATTCAGAGATTTCAGATCAGAGGAATGGAAATAA